Proteins from one Kiritimatiellia bacterium genomic window:
- a CDS encoding ABC transporter ATP-binding protein encodes MLAVKNLCKMFGRLEAVRGVSFQAEKGEVLGFLGPNGAGKTTTMRMITGFLPPTSGTAVINGHDINAAPRAAKKQIGYLPENAPVYGEMTVWNYLAFIAEIRGFTGMARDKKVEAAVEICRLDKVRHQAIGTLSKGYRQRVCFAQALLHDPPVLIMDEPTDGLDPNQKHVVRTMIRDMASRKTIVISTHILEEVEAVCTRVIIICNGALIANCSPAELKSRSRLHGAVEVTFKTFDPDMAAKIKNIASAAETTVNGNTITVLPRDSARLFQDVTELTRANPGWPVTGLRALEGKLDDVFRELTGG; translated from the coding sequence ATGCTGGCAGTAAAAAATCTTTGCAAAATGTTCGGGCGTTTGGAAGCGGTTCGCGGCGTGTCTTTCCAGGCGGAAAAGGGCGAAGTGCTGGGTTTTCTGGGACCGAACGGGGCCGGGAAGACAACCACCATGCGGATGATCACCGGATTTCTGCCGCCGACATCCGGCACGGCGGTGATCAACGGCCATGATATCAACGCCGCCCCGCGCGCGGCCAAAAAGCAGATCGGCTATCTTCCGGAAAACGCGCCGGTCTACGGCGAGATGACGGTCTGGAATTATCTGGCGTTCATCGCCGAAATCCGCGGTTTCACGGGTATGGCGCGGGATAAAAAAGTTGAGGCGGCCGTGGAAATCTGCCGTTTGGACAAGGTGCGGCATCAGGCTATCGGCACGCTTTCCAAGGGATACCGCCAGCGGGTTTGTTTTGCCCAGGCCCTCTTGCATGATCCGCCGGTTTTAATTATGGACGAACCCACGGACGGGCTCGATCCCAACCAGAAGCACGTGGTGCGCACCATGATCCGCGACATGGCTTCCCGCAAGACAATCGTCATTTCCACCCATATCCTGGAAGAGGTGGAAGCGGTCTGCACGCGGGTGATAATCATATGCAATGGCGCGTTGATCGCCAACTGCTCGCCCGCGGAATTAAAGTCCCGCAGCAGACTGCACGGCGCCGTTGAGGTGACTTTCAAAACCTTTGATCCGGATATGGCGGCAAAAATCAAAAACATCGCGTCGGCCGCCGAAACAACCGTCAACGGCAACACCATTACCGTTTTGCCGCGGGATTCCGCCCGGTTGTTCCAGGATGTTACCGAGCTGACCCGGGCCAATCCCGGCTGGCCGGTAACGGGATTGCGCGCCCTGGAAGGCAAACTGGACGATGTTTTCCGGGAACTGACGGGCGGGTAA